CAAAgtggaaagcacagctgtgctgcttctgctgacTTACCTGATAGCACCACAACTTCTCCGTCTGAACAAGAGATCTCTACATGTCTGCTAGCAGTTTAATTACAGAGCAAGCATCTTTTACCTCTTGagggacagcagcactgaagacTTGGAACAGAAATGGATCGCGTGCTGACTCCTGCTCATAGCCAAGCAGTTGACCTGGCCTTGCCCCAGAACCACGCCTCTGATGGCACAACGGCAGCAGCAACTCACAGCCACAAAGCATGAGTCAAAGTGGGGTTTCCCTCCCATAACTAGATCAGTAACGGCAAAGATTTCACTGCTCTTTCCTTGGAGTTGGCCACACAGTTTCTTGTTCAAATGTTAAGGATGAGTCTCAAACAACGTCCTTCCTTCGAAAATATGGTGGCATACATTCCCAGTAATTTGTCAGCACTTACCTCACGGTGACATGggaatttccttttcttttattgaGAGGAACAGAATGACTTAATTTCCTGGCCCACTATGTAGAAAATCTGAGCAAATACTAACTTCCTGTTGTAGACTTGCATCTTATGATTGGACgtgtttcattttgaagacACAGAAAAGCAACAATGAGGTTTTAACTAACTGGAATTTACTGAAGTTGCATAGACTACAGTGTTTTGGTGGGACTCCATTGGCCAAATATCAAACAAGTTGAGAGGACCAATCCAAACAGGACATACTGACAGCTGAAACTGGCTTCAAGAAATGGTGCTATGTTTTacatagaagaaaaacatgagTGAAACAATGCCCCTCTAAGTTCCTGATCCTGGAAAGAACTGGATGACTGGTTTAGGCTCAAGGATATGTACATTAGCATATGGTTGCCTACACTCTCGGTGTGCAGTGCTATATGAAAAACTTGCACATGGTGTCTCTTCAACTCCCCTCATTAAGCATAAAGAGGGGAGGTAGAAGACAATAAGGGATAACTGAGTTTTCCAGCAACAGTGAGTATGGTGAAACatttttacagatatttttgttcactttgtggcataccatttggcttTAGAGCCCAAACCTCAAAGTTAAGCCCAAATCAACATCACTGTGACTTTTATGACCAATCTGAGTCCCttttgttgttggcttttttttgttgttgttcttttgttttttgtttctatcTCCATCTTTAAATGCACTGAGATGTCATTCTTGCATTACATTTCTCACTTCATTTAATACATCTGCTACACTACTTGttaagaggggaagaaaaaagctttgACTGTTGCCAGGCAGCACACATTCAATCAAGGCACTGAGCAGATTTTTTTATGCAAGACTACCGGGATGACTCAGGTCTGTGAGATGCTGCTGGGCCAGAATAGTTGAGAAGAGTTAGAGTATGAGAAGGCAAGACAGCACTGACCACAtaactgcagaaatgcagttgGAGTTAGAATGCTACAAAGCCAACACGCTTTTTGAGACATGAACAATCAACTCCTCATTTCCAACACTTACCCTCTGGTCTTTTGCAAGAATACAACAAGTTGTAACTGCTGTAAATAGTAAAACATATAGAAAAAGAGTTGTTCTAATCTCTATTAAACTTTAGTTCACTTTGCTCTaccaaatattaattttttgaTTGAAATGCAATTGTAGTGTGAGTCCAGATTTCTTCTCTCTCAGCTTCATGCTGCTGCATGTGGATGGATCTCCCCTGTGGATTTTGACTGTACAGCATAAACATCAGTAACAGAGTGGAAAGTGTAAAGGCAAATAACATCGATCAACAAGATATAAGTCTGAAACACTTCTTATTATGCAGGAgagtaaagcaaaataatggaaatgcaTACCATGGTTTAAGCTGTCAACATTTtcccaccagaaaaaaaaggcataagaaaagaaggaggaaaaaaaagaagaaaatgatggcAGATTCCTAGAACAACACACTATAAGCATGATGCCAAGTTACTACCACAGCACTTGGAGGTCCAAGCAATGACAAGCACACATGATCATGGCCTCCTTTAAATAAACCAAtaccaggaaaggaaaaaaaaatgataaaaaaaaatgaaaaaaaagcaatactaTTCATGAAGGTAGTCTTGGAGgaataataactaaaaaaaggagaaaagctgcaATAGccatgagattaaaaaaaaagtctatgtTTGCCAGCCACATTGCATAACTGAACAGAGTGCAGTCACCTGTCTGCTTCCGTTTAACACAGGAGAGATGAGTTGGTCTAGTATATTTGATAGCaggttttaaaatgattttcctGGAAGGAGAGTGGGCCTGAACTTCAGTTTTTTTAGCAAGTTCAGCTTTCTTATACACTGCTATGgacaagaaaacacaaaaacacataaTCAGGAAAAAACCAGCAAAGTTTCATACGACAATACATCAAGCGGCAGGCCCACTGCTCCACAACTGCAGCTCCAAGCACTGTTTCTACTGAGGTGATCAAACCTAAGTTGGAAGAGGGGAGCACTGATGCATTCATCTCAGATGTGCTTCCCTGAACTCTGTGGGGATTCCTACAGTGAAATGAGACTGGTGGAGCAGTGAGCCTTGCACATGGCTTTTCACATAACTGTACAATGTCTCATTAAATAGCACCACACATAATAGTGTTAAGATGCACATCAACTACAACAGAATAACCTAACAATACTGCACGatactacaaaaataaaattaaaaaaaataatatatatatatatagtaataGGGAGGGTTAAATgaaccttttttccttctcacttCATCTCTGGAGAGTGTGCTAGGTTCCTTTTTagctattttcctttctggagTAGAAATCCTGCCTCTCCCAGTTTTAAAaggtttctcttttttatgCTTATCGAGAGATGATCTTCGCAattctctctctgccttctccTCTTTAGGAACAGTCTCTAACTGTTCAGTCATGATGCTCCTATCATCATCTGTAGGATCAGAGCAAATTGTaacaacaaacagaagattAGTAACAAATGCTAGCAATACTGCAGTGGATGCAgggtaaaataataatttaagaCTGAGCAGACggattaataaaaaaaaagtaggcaaTTCTACCATTTTTTAAACATGCTGAAATTACTGCTATAGTTacaataattttgctttttgatcATTACGATTTGGAAGCAAAAATATTAAACACACAAGACAAAAAGGATAATGCACACCTTGAGTATCTGCCCAGAGACTGTCTGTGTCCATGATGGAGTCATCAACTGTTGTTTCATCTTTGTAATCATCACACGTCTCTGTTTTGTAGTCAGTGAGCAAGATTTCTTCTCTCTCAGGTGAAGCAGGAGCTTCTGGGGAGCCCTCCCTCGGCTCAGCTTGAATGTCAACCACTTCCTCAATCTCTAGCTCCTCTTCAGCCTGAGAGTCCACTGCTTCAATGTCTTCCTGCTGGGTAGCAGCAAAACGTACACTGTGAGAAGCAGATTCGCCCTCATCAACTGTTGTCTGCACCACTGTGATAAAGTCATCCTCTACTGTCACGACTGATTCAATAATGCCTTTCAGTTCAGGCAGTGCTTCTGGGCAAACCTTGGCTAGCAATTCTTCATCAGTAGGTTTCCCAAAGTCCATTTCTGGGGGTATTTCTGATATAAGATGTTGTTtatcctcttctttctcttcttgtccACCTTCTAACTTTTCTTCCTCGTGGTCTTCTCTTTTTGTGGCCTTAGCTGTCACTTCTGATGGCAGCAATGTTTGGACTTCTGTTGGTTTCACAACTGTATCGGGAATCTTTTCAGTTTCCTCTGGAGGCTGTGGGATGCTCTCCATCTGAATCTCAGCAGGCTCTTCCTGGGGAGGCTCAGCTTTTGGAAGGAGGAGCTCCGTGGAAGGTTCCTTTGCTGGTAACTGTGTAGACACCTCTTCCTCAGACACAGATGGTTTTGGAGCTTCTCCTTTGATATCCTCCTGTTTCAAGGGTTCTCCATTCAAACTTTCTTGGGTTTGATCATGTTCTCCACTAGATTCGTAAGATTCTTCTTTATCAACTGCCTCTTGATGTACCAGATCAGGCTTAGCTACTTTCTCcttaatttctgtttcagacAGTTTGGTGCTGTCCTTCACATAACTAGGCTCAGTCTTGGAAAGTAAATCTGCatcctttgcttctctggatAAGATGATCTGATCTTTCTGTTGAGTTTCTTTGGGTTCAGGCTCCGTTTTTTTAACAGGGGCTTTGTCCTTCCCAGAAGGGAGAGAAACAACCTCACTGATCCTACTGTCTAGCTGACTCTGATACTCTTGGTCAGCTCTCCTTGCAGCCACTTCCATATCATGCTTTATGGCATTGTAGTCTGGTTTTATTGGAGCTTCTATCTCAGCTATTTCAGGAACAACACTAAGAGTCTTCTCCTTCTCCATCAAGAAAGAAATAGCGTCTCTTTCTGCTGTTACCTGTGTAGCTAATATTCTGTCGTAGGTGGTATCATCGGGTACATGAACTTTATCAGACACGActtcctctttcatttctgtgattGCCTCAGGTCTTGTCTTCTCTGCCTCTGAATCTTTAATGGGATAACCCTCTTTTAAGTCAGCTTGATCTTCACTTTTTTCCAACACAGTATCgagcttctcttttttctcctgctcgAAGTCCCTCGCTAGCAAAGACTCACCAGTTGCATGCTGCGTTAAGTCTTTTTCACCGAGGAATTCTTCTTTGGAtttttcagctgctgccagcttcACTTCTATTAAAGACAGGTCAGGAGCTAGGCTGCGTCTCAATTTTTCATCTGTGCCTTCGTAAAAGGGACAGGTTTCACTTGTTAAATTCTCACTGTCCTGTACTGGAGAAGGGAGCGGGACTGTGTACTTATTGAAAACACAGTAGCCCAAGTCTTCTAGCTGACTTTCAGCTTTTAGAGTTACATGGTTTTCATCTGTCACAGATgtcagggcagtgctgctgtcttcCACCACGGCATCAGAAGGAACTGACTTCTTTTGTGCCACCTCAGCATCTGCACTCACCGATGCTACTCTGGACCTTGTCCCTGCTAAATCTAACATTTCAGGCAGGTCAGGAGCCAAGACGGCACCATTTTTGTAATAGTCTTTGGCTGGGAAAGGCGATTCAACCAAGGTCTCAGGCTGgactttttcttctgtcattgctttttcttcttcaatgtGCTCATCTTCTTCTCTGCTATCAATGGGGAAACAAGGGGCCCTCTCCATTGCTGGTGTGGTTGCTGGCAAGTAGTCATCGCCTTCATCCATACTCCCACTAGTGTTAGTTAGAATATCTGATGCGAGGGGGGAAAGATCATGTGCACGGCCAAAGCTGAATCCCAGAGCTATAGAATCCAGGCAGGACATGGGCAGGTTAATAGACATACTTCTCTGCTCAATTGCAGATCTGCCCCCAAGTCCCAGGCTCCTGCTCAGAGTTAGGTCatctttatttttgctgtggAGCTCTCGCTTATCCCCATAGACTTTGGGGTCAATAGTGAACATTCTTTCTGTTGGGGAACTTGGTTCTTCAGATTTGTCTGGTGTATAGCTCTTAGCCAGGGTACTGTACCCTATTTCATGACCAGGCATACCCTGCTGCTGATCCAATTCCATCTGTaattcttcctcctcttcctctttgtcTTCAGGTATCAGACGATCTGCCCGGTACGTCTCATATGCACTCTCTTTAGTGTCACTTAGCTCATAGTAATCACTGCCTTGTTTTAGAGCGTCTGTTTTGAAGGCTTCCTCTTTCAGTGCAGAGGTTTCAAAGTACTTTGACATTCCCGATCGAtccacttctgttttcatttcatgagTAGCTGAAACACTTTCCTTATCCtccttggtttcttttttaacatctttctcTTGAGAAGGTTCTGGAGTAAGAGTCTTATCAGTGGTTGAACTTGGTGCCTGAGGGCTCTTCTCTGTTATTTGAGATAACTGTGGAGTATCAGGGTGCTCAGTTGTTTTCTCAGGGATCGGTACATGGCTTAATTTGCCAGGGGATACCTCTGTGCTTGGCTGCATGTCCTTTTTCGTAGCTGTTGTTGCTTGGAGCCCACTTTggtccatttctttttctgccttgaAAAGATCAGACATTTTAATTTCACCATCCTTTGGGAAGTCTGCTTTGTCTTGGGCAAGTGTCTCAACTTCAGTCTTTGTGGTAAATTTAGCATCATCTAATATTCGAGCCTCCCCTTTATCATAGAAATCATACCTTTCTTCCTCATCAGTCTCATCCTTGGTCATGTCCTTTTCCTGCCCCCATGCAGGAATTTTCTGTGTGCTTGGTGTTTTCAGGCCATCTATAGTTACTGTTGAGACTTCTTGCAGAGTTAGGGTCATGCCTCTGTGGGTCTGCTCATCTTCAGCAAGTTCTTTGGCAAACAGTTGGTCAGCAGGTTCCGGTTTTGTTTTGGCACTGTCTTTGAGGGGAAGATCCTGGGGGATAGCAAGAGATGGGTCTGAAGGCAGTTCACTTTTGGCTGCTTCTGTCTTGGGTTCTGATGTGAACAGAGAACTTCCATCATGGCTGATGGCAAGATCTTGGACATCTTTAAGGTCATCTTTAAATGTCACAGACACAACTTGGTTGGATGATGAGGGCTTATCTGCagtcctttcttctgttttgctcCCTTTAGGCAATTCAGATGGCAAGTCCTTTTCTACTTGGGAAATAGGAAGCTTGGCAGAAGGTTCTGCAAAACTGGCTTCTAATTTCTTCTGTGAATCAGTTTCCAAGATCTGTTCTGATAGAGGTGAAggcattttttctttgtctttgctCTGTGAATCCTTTTTATCTGTAGCCTCTGCTTTTGCTGGCTGTGGAACTAAGGCATCATGTTTAGGTTGCTCAGTCTTACTGTCTTTTCCAGATTCCTGTTGCTTTGTGTCTAATGGATCTGTTGTGAAAGGGCACGTGCCCTCCTGGACATGGAATTCCATCTTCGTGGCTGCAATTAAATCTGAAGTagtttgtttgggttttataataaaattattcaaaGCACTTACAGGCAGGCAGTCATGTGGTGTATAGAACATCTTGGTATGAATGATGGAGAGGGAAAAATATGCGAACATGCAGCAAGGCTATCCACACAGAAATCTGCTTTAAAGCATTAAATCCTAGTTTCCTTTCAATATATGATGTTTTGTAGTGAAAATGTGACTTGCACACAAGTAAATATGTGACAACTGAAATGAGATCATTTCATGTGACGACTTCATCTTCACTGTTTgtatacaaaaaacaaaaccagaaataatcCTCACTTCATTGGTAATTTTTGCTGTACTCTGAGGCTTACGTTAGTTTGCTTTTCTAAGTTTCGTAAGATTAAGTCCAATGAACAGTATCATTGTGTGCTGCTTACATTTAAACAAACAGATTTatacatttctgtatttattttaccaTTTTCATCTACATGTGTCCTAAACTAAAGCAGTAATACATACAGGAGGCGTGTCGGAAGAAGCTACTGTTTCAGCTGCATCAGCTTTCGACATTTATCCctcagcaaatgaaaaaatctCACTGCTGCCATGAAAGTGGCCTGTGTAAATCAGCAGCAGGGCTATTAATAGTGCCAGATCTCAGAGGTCTCCAACGTGGCCAGTCATCTTCAGCTGTAACTGAATACCAGCCATGTTTCAATGATTGTAGCACAGCACTAATTAAGttaatttaaaactgaaaatactaCACTTAAAACATGCCACCCTATTTGTATGGAATACTACCtagttatttttatatatactcTATTAATCATTAATATCATGGTTTTTTTATATCCTTCGGAAAATGATGATTCCCATCatatgggaaaaagaaatactgcagaataCTTTCTGCATTActctgtaaataaatatttgcaagtTGTTCTTTCTAAAACTTATTACAACAAGCATTGGGCCAAATCTAAATCTCCTTACATCTGATTTAAAGTCCATGGAGCCATTTTCTGACTCAGATGAATATGAATTTGTCAGAATAACTACAATCAAACTACTGGTCattctttaaatatttgcatacaGTTAAAAAAGGCTATTGCCATTCTATATTTTGCAGGTAGAAAGAAACCAGAATTCTACATCTACAGTACTTTTTAATCCTTTGTGTTTTTACATTTCATGACTTGCAGACCCTATGAAGCATAAAAACAAAGCCACTGAGCAGATGTCATCCTTCTTTCACAGAAATGAATTAACTAGATACTGATTTTTCTTGCGTATCCTATCGTGCCTTTTACTCTAGCACCAATGAACAACACCATTGGCATCTAAAGATATTCTGACTGCCAAgggaatttaattttctttaggTGGGTCTGATGGAAAGTCAGCTTCCCAGATGCAGCCCTTCTTCACCAGGTACTGAATGGGTATGTCACTACTCCATGCAATGTGTCTTTACACCCTGTTATGCTGACCGATGAGAAATGCCATTAAAAGGACAATCTTGAAGCCCAGTTCTCATGTAATGAAAGACAATTGCTCGGAGTAAATACTTTGTCACAGTAAGCAGATCAGAACTTGATGCTGTACACCCCATCCTAAACTTCATGAAGAAGGTAAATATCCCAGTGCAGTTGATGGGGCTTTGTCTGAGCAGGGCACTCCGGCCAGGTTAAACCTTTGTAATAAGGTCAGACAcgcaaaaaaaatcagagttttGCAATGATCAAGGGAGAAGGGGTGGGCTGCAATGAATGGCAAGGATATGACATAAGAAGCAACAGCTTTAGGGAAGCTAAACCAGAATGCATagaagcacacacacaaaaatatacTGCACgctgcaaatgaaaacatttctacaATTCAAGCCTCTTTATGTCATAGTTAAATTCATTAAATCtactttttgaaagaaaagcagatgaatctctgcaccaaaaagaaaaaaatatacaaacatTAGCAATGTGACTGGCAAACATGTCTgagatggggggaaaaaggcTTGCACAGAGGAATCAGCTTAGCTGCAAAGCACTTGTATCATGGCAAAGTANNNNNNNNNNNNNNNNNNNNNNNNNNNNNNNNNNNNNNNNNNNNNNNNNNNNNNNNNNNNNNNNNNNNNNNNNNNNNNNNNNNNNNNNNNNNNNNNNNNNaaaaaaaaaaataggaatcaGCTGCAGTGGTAGGAAACCATGTTGTCATACAGCACCTATGCAATCATAGTATCTGCTACACACTCTTCAAGCATAATAACAAGAGCAGTCATACTAATAAATGGAAAGAACGGGAAATGAAGCAGCCTTGAAAAGCACCGGAGAAAGCTGGAAGATTCACTGGCAGCAAACACATGCAATCCTATGGAGGACACACCTTCCGCAGCCAAGGAAGGGGATGTGTCTTTCGGAGGCATTTCCTCCACAACTGTTAGGCTCTCCCTGCTGGATGCCACACTTGGTATTTTGTCTTCGCGACACACTGTGGCCTCCAAACCAAAATCCGGCCGACCCTCACCGAGGCCCTTGGCCTGCTCTGAAGGCTCAGGGGGCCCATGCTCTTTCCCCAGTCGCGTCCCAGGAAGAGCAGCAGGTTTCACTTCCACAGCCATCGGACTCTCTACTGGTTCTTCTTCTTGGAGATGGAAAAAGGAGGCGACATCAACACCAACAGTAAACACCAAGCACAAAGCTCAACAGGACTGGTTTTCTTAACACTTTCAGCTCTGAACATTTCAGATTTCTGTGTCAAAGGTTTGCTAGAATCCAGCCCATTTTAATTGCAATAGAATTgatttttcccaaagaaaaaataccaaacaaaccccaaaacaCCCTGTCTCCCCCAAAGAAGCATGTTTATGCTTGAAGATGAGAGCTGAAAGTGCTTTATAGGTACACCTCTCCCAGAGATGACTGTGGGTCAAATACTCATTGGAAATGGAGATGATACTGAATGATGGATGGCTCTGACAACAGCAGTGCACTTCTGATAGATGTGCTGTTTAACCCAGTACAAGACATTGAATTGAGGTGGGGCAAGGTATGAGTTGTTAATTTATTTCCTCTTGCTGTTACTGTCTGCTAAATGACAGCAAGTCCGCCAATTACATGGGTCCTGGTTTTGGAAAGCATTCAACCACTTGAACAGCCTTGCACATAGCTGGTAACTAATGATTTCACCAGAGTCCAGCCAAGATTCTTACACTGAGTGGTTTATAAACTGCTTCTTCCTTAGGCTGCCTGAGATCTGAACCCTGTATGTTAAAATCACAGGTGTAACACAAGGACTATTcgtttgcttttctgtctccCTCACTAGCCCCTAGGCTCCTCTCCTCATCACCAGTTAAGCCAAAGAAACCAATGAACACCACGCAACTATATGTTCCTCTGAAGTTCTGAAATACATTACTTTGCCTACAGGTTGCTAGAATCAGTAGACTAGTACCAAGAATGGTCTTTATTCTACTCTTGCCATGGAAGAAAGTCTCCATTCTGTCTTGCCACTGCTGTTCAGACAGAATATTATTTTGCTCTGCTATTATCTCTTCCAATAGAAAATTAGGATTCAGTGTGAATCCTTTGATTCAGCAAAATTTGTAAGCAGCTGACCACCAGCCAAACTCAAATACACCTGATAACCTCTCTGGGTTTTAAGTACGGTCCCATGTTTAAGGACTTTGCTGAATcagactgagaagaaaatggttttgaatCTGAATCTCCTGGCATTAAAATTAAACCTCTTTACAAGAGCGTGATTTTTCTCCTGAGACTGACCCAGTTAAAGCTAGGCAATCAACCAGCCACCTTAGTTATGgtctttaaaaagtaatttaaggAACACAAATACTATTTCAGGTTGAGAAAATACCACTATGTAAAGTATAACATTAGTAATAACACGTAAAAATGTAGTTAGGGAAAGATACTGTATCTTAAGTGAACAGAAGCCAGAAGATTCAGAATTGGAACTGGACCAATGCCTGAGGGATATTCACATATGGACAGATTGTAAAAGAAGCCTAGCAGAACAGCAAGTGTCCAGACAATAGAGGCCCTTACTCAAATAAATTGCTgtactgctcttttttttccaattttatgtagttgtgtgtgtgcatttcttttaatttaagaagTTATTCTACCCCATTTTTATGGCAATTACTTCACTCAATGCCATGTGGTTAAAACTAATTACTCAATAAGTCTTTTCTTAATTAGGTAAAAGTAGTACATACCTAGCACTGAAACACATACAGGTTAGGCTTCTGGTGCAAAGCACTGCCTTGGTTCCCCTTAAAGTGGCAAAGTCCCCAGAGAACAAATCGTATCGTCTATATTAGACCCCTGTTTTACTGAGTCAGTACACATAGGGGCAAACAGCTCAGAAATGGCTAAAATCTGGGGAGAAAAATCCCATCCTCACTGCTAACACAAGGAAAATACTGTGGCTCTCTCAGTATTACTAGAACTCATCATACAGAATTTTTGAGAATGTGGATAAAAGAACCACTGAAAAAGAACTTGCATGAAGTAAATAGACTTCATTGCAGCAGCTGGAAAAGATCTGGCAATAGCTGCAAATGAAAAGGTTTTCAAGAATGGATAAGCACATGTACACACAGAGGCAAACAACTTGATACATAAACAATGCTAACGATATCAAAAGTTTGCATCAGCAAACTATTTCACTAGATGTGGATGTGTATGACTGGCAATTATGCTGCTTATGAACTAAAAAGCAGGAATGTTTTAAGAACAGACGCAGAAACCCAATTACAGTAAAGCTACTCCTCCTGTGATTTTCTGACTCTCCCAGCTTCAGGCAGATATTCTGACACTAACAATCTGCAGTTATTTGCATTGCTCTCATTCTCGTGCTGCTGCACTACTGGGCTACATTATCCTGTTAACTGTGGACGAGTCTCCTTTTCTTGATATGCCCCACATTTCAGTCACAGACCTCCGCCTTCCTCAGACACACATCCCcagagaattcagaactgcttttaACTTCACCTTTTGTGTCCCAAGATTAAGTTAATCAAATACTGCCTGATGAAACATGATCCAGTTTGCTTTGGATAAGAAGTCACAATTCTCATTAGACACTGAAATAGATTCTTCCCTTGACtcctaagaaaaaataatacatttgatTTTATGTAAACTCCACAGATAAAATAATACTTACTGATGGACTTAGGCTGCAGAAGGAGGGGGTACAGGAACAAAGAAATAGTAAATTTTTTAATATGTCTGCCTTGTTTGCAGCCAGCTGACAGTGTTAACTGGGTGCATCCACAGAACAACCAGAGATCAAACATGACCCAGTACTGCCTGAAGACACCAGTAtgtactggagaaaaaaaaactgatttccTTCGTCTAGTGAAGAACTATACATCCTCCACTGCTAACTCTAGTACAGACATGAGTTTAACTCAGCTGACTTACCTTCAGTAACAACCTTCTAATCTACTCTGCACACTGTTCCCGGCAGTGATTCGCTGTCACAAAGTACAAATTAGTGTCTGCTTCTTTTAACTAGCTGCTCTTTTTGCATCTGCTATCAACTTGGCCAGTAGTCCTACAGCCCTGATTTAAGCAAGGAGCACGGTTTCACTGACACCAAAATTGCATTCAATGTTCACAGCGTAGCTTCACTTTGAGAACGAAAGACTTCGGAGGAGTCTCAGACATTTTCCTTCCCCAGAAAGCAGCAATCCCAGGCACATATATAATGGAATGGATGGCAGGTGGGTAGAGGGGAAGAGGAACAAAATGGGACCATGCTCAGTTCACCTTCATCATAGCCCAACAAGACCTCTGTGCTCTTCACTGTGGCACTGGGATGTGTACTAGAGCCAGTCCACTCGGAGCTGAACAAAGGGTGTTCATAGTACTCCTCATCCGAATTGTAGGGCTCATCATCGGGTACAGACACTGAGATGGAGGGGGCCAGGCCTTTACGCCActccctgctggcagcaggcccGCAGCCTGGGCACAGGGGTAGCGGTCCCACCTTATCCTCCGCCCCTGCATCTACAAATAGACACACAGACAAAAACtgcaggacagacagacagacagaaacaCGGCAAGACAGGATGGATGCATGCACTAGCAATACTAGCCACTGTTGTCATACCGCAGAGTGGATGAAATCAGCTAAGATGCAAATTAATGCAGGATGGAGGGATGGGGCAGCTGTGTGTTTTAACACGTGCCATGAATGTGGCACTTCCTGCAAGGTCTGGGAGCCAACAACTGGAGTACATGTATTTCCAGACTGCACTCATTTATTTAGAGGAATATACATTGTACACAGACCACATCTCACAACTTGCACTGGCTGTTCTAAGAACTTTTAGACTATCCCAACATTTGCATTCTTTTGTATTCC
Above is a genomic segment from Meleagris gallopavo isolate NT-WF06-2002-E0010 breed Aviagen turkey brand Nicholas breeding stock chromosome 7, Turkey_5.1, whole genome shotgun sequence containing:
- the MAP2 gene encoding microtubule-associated protein 2 isoform X20; the protein is MAEDRKDEAKAPHWTSGQLTEAASHPHSPEIKEQSSAGAGLVRSANGFPYQESEEPGLGSREQPGSYARSKENGINGELSAGDRETAEEVSARIVQVVTAEAVAVLKGEQEKEAQHKDQPGPLPIAVEESANLPPSPPPSPASEQTGALEEATKMEFHVQEGTCPFTTDPLDTKQQESGKDSKTEQPKHDALVPQPAKAEATDKKDSQSKDKEKMPSPLSEQILETDSQKKLEASFAEPSAKLPISQVEKDLPSELPKGSKTEERTADKPSSSNQVVSVTFKDDLKDVQDLAISHDGSSLFTSEPKTEAAKSELPSDPSLAIPQDLPLKDSAKTKPEPADQLFAKELAEDEQTHRGMTLTLQEVSTVTIDGLKTPSTQKIPAWGQEKDMTKDETDEEERYDFYDKGEARILDDAKFTTKTEVETLAQDKADFPKDGEIKMSDLFKAEKEMDQSGLQATTATKKDMQPSTEVSPGKLSHVPIPEKTTEHPDTPQLSQITEKSPQAPSSTTDKTLTPEPSQEKDVKKETKEDKESVSATHEMKTEVDRSGMSKYFETSALKEEAFKTDALKQGSDYYELSDTKESAYETYRADRLIPEDKEEEEEELQMELDQQQGMPGHEIGYSTLAKSYTPDKSEEPSSPTERMFTIDPKVYGDKRELHSKNKDDLTLSRSLGLGGRSAIEQRSMSINLPMSCLDSIALGFSFGRAHDLSPLASDILTNTSGSMDEGDDYLPATTPAMERAPCFPIDSREEDEHIEEEKAMTEEKVQPETLVESPFPAKDYYKNGAVLAPDLPEMLDLAGTRSRVASVSADAEVAQKKSVPSDAVVEDSSTALTSVTDENHVTLKAESQLEDLGYCVFNKYTVPLPSPVQDSENLTSETCPFYEGTDEKLRRSLAPDLSLIEVKLAAAEKSKEEFLGEKDLTQHATGESLLARDFEQEKKEKLDTVLEKSEDQADLKEGYPIKDSEAEKTRPEAITEMKEEVVSDKVHVPDDTTYDRILATQVTAERDAISFLMEKEKTLSVVPEIAEIEAPIKPDYNAIKHDMEVAARRADQEYQSQLDSRISEVVSLPSGKDKAPVKKTEPEPKETQQKDQIILSREAKDADLLSKTEPSYVKDSTKLSETEIKEKVAKPDLVHQEAVDKEESYESSGEHDQTQESLNGEPLKQEDIKGEAPKPSVSEEEVSTQLPAKEPSTELLLPKAEPPQEEPAEIQMESIPQPPEETEKIPDTVVKPTEVQTLLPSEVTAKATKREDHEEEKLEGGQEEKEEDKQHLISEIPPEMDFGKPTDEELLAKVCPEALPELKGIIESVVTVEDDFITVVQTTVDEGESASHSVRFAATQQEDIEAVDSQAEEELEIEEVVDIQAEPREGSPEAPASPEREEILLTDYKTETCDDYKDETTVDDSIMDTDSLWADTQDDDRSIMTEQLETVPKEEKAERELRRSSLDKHKKEKPFKTGRGRISTPERKIAKKEPSTLSRDEVRRKKAVYKKAELAKKTEVQAHSPSRKIILKPAIKYTRPTHLSCVKRKQTAAVGETNQAPGVFKQAKEKLSDGVSKSPEKRSSLPRPSSILPPRRAVSGDRDREENSLSLTTSLSSSVRRTTRSEPIRSRTGKSGTSTPTTPGSTAITPGTPPSYSSRTPGTPGTPSYSRTPHTPGTPKSAILVPTEKKVAIIRTPPKSPATPKQLRVINQPLPDLKNVRSKIGSTDNIKYQPKGGQVQIVTKKIDLSHVTSKCGSLKNIHHKPGGGRVKIESVKLDFKEKAQAKVGSLENAHHVPGGGNVKIDSQKLNFREHAKARVDHGAEIITQSPGRSSVASPRRLSNVSSSGSINLLESPQLATLAEDVTAALAKQGL